In Blastopirellula sediminis, the following proteins share a genomic window:
- the gltB gene encoding glutamate synthase large subunit: MASASDSPRHPGRTERPGKQGLYDPAFEHENCGVGFVAHVKGQRSHQMVLDAETILINMDHRGACGCEPNTGDGAGMMTALPYDFLTKVAKRDLGADLPPAGQYAAGIVFLPQDDASRAHCKATVEKYIADAGQKLVGWRPVPTDAKKADVGPTALACEPVMEMLIIAAGDAKLGQEEFERRVYTIRKRASQLRANDNLPQAKMFYVCSLSTKVIIYKGMLTPAQLVPYYPDLSDEDFTTHLAMVHSRFSTNTFPSWDRAQPCRFMSHNGEINTLRGNKNWMAARQGVVASEIFGDDVSKLFPVVEPDCSDSGSFDNVLEFLLMSGRSLQESVMMMVPEAWQKHETMSEEKRAFYEYHSCLMEPWDGPASIVFTDGHYIGAVLDRNGLRPSRYYLTHDDRVIMGSEVGVLPVDPAIVKEKGRLQPGRMFLIDFEEGRLIPDDELKNSFAKERPYAQWLREQRIELSELSPNDEPHGFEPETLLERMQAFGYTTETMQFMLLPMIHQKRDPVGSMGNDSALACLSDKPRMLYDYFKQLFAQVTNPAVDSIREEVVMSLECYIGPEANLLETTPEHAHRLLIPHPILTNEELAALKHIDKRGWKSKTIDITFPLVEGKAGLTSALDRICEEAESAIDDGFSLIVLSDRGISADRVPVSTLLACGAVHHHLVDTAKRTRIGIVLETGEAREVHHFCLLVGYGADAINPYLGFEALWQARVDGLCEEEYDTDEKIVSSYRKAVAKGILKVMGKMGISTLQSYKGAQIFEALGLQTEVIERCFAGTASRVQGVDFAVLAEEHIRRHRLGFPERGDVKLPVLPNQGEFHWRAEGERHAWSPQAIASIQVAARTNSREAYKEFARTINEDARNRCAFRGLLKFKEGSTAIPLEEVESAAEIVKRFCTGAMSFGSISADAHESLAIAMNRLGGKSNTGEGGEDPARFTPMPNGDSKRSAIKQIASGRFGVTINYLTNADELQIKISQGAKPGEGGELPGKKVDENIARIRHSTPGVGLISPPPHHDIYSIEDLSQLIHDLKNANPSARISVKLVSEVGVGTVAAGVSKAKADHILISGDTGGTGASPLTSIKHAGLPWELGIAEAHQTLVMNDLRSRVILQTDGGLKTGRDVVIAAILGAEEFGFATAPLITLGCIMMRKCHLNTCPVGIATQDPELRKKFSGKPEHVVNYLFMVAEDARELMANLGVKTLNELIGRVDLLETDAAIQHWKSDGIDLTPLLSPPKKAHENVGIFNTMKQDHGLQFALDNELIAKALPSIESREPIRFDTKIININRTVGATLSHEIAKRYGEVGLPDGSIHIDFTGSAGQSFGAFLSRGVTLQLEGDANDYVGKGLSGGRIIIYPPKVSSFKAEDNMIVGNVCLYGATSGQAFFRGRAAERFCVRNSGAQAVVEGVGDHGCEYMTGGRMICLGNTGRNFAAGMSGGVAYIWDVEEKLLKNCNLGMVELERLENVNDVTEVRTLIQLHQRYTGSLIAEQILNDWDNMIDRFVKVMPIDYKRVLMERMQHEEEEDVQLSGAESHG, encoded by the coding sequence ATGGCTTCTGCGAGTGATTCGCCGCGTCACCCTGGTCGCACTGAGCGACCCGGCAAACAAGGCTTGTATGACCCCGCTTTCGAGCATGAGAACTGCGGTGTGGGCTTCGTCGCCCACGTCAAAGGCCAGCGCTCGCATCAAATGGTCCTCGACGCCGAGACGATCCTGATCAACATGGATCACCGCGGCGCTTGCGGGTGCGAACCAAATACCGGCGACGGCGCCGGCATGATGACGGCGTTGCCGTACGACTTTCTGACCAAAGTCGCCAAACGCGATCTCGGCGCCGACTTGCCGCCGGCAGGTCAGTACGCTGCGGGGATCGTCTTCTTGCCGCAGGACGACGCGTCGCGCGCTCACTGCAAAGCGACCGTCGAAAAGTACATCGCCGACGCCGGGCAGAAGCTCGTCGGCTGGCGTCCGGTTCCGACCGACGCGAAGAAGGCCGACGTCGGCCCGACCGCGCTGGCGTGCGAACCGGTCATGGAGATGTTGATCATCGCCGCCGGCGACGCCAAGCTCGGTCAAGAAGAATTCGAACGTCGCGTTTACACCATTCGTAAGCGGGCCAGCCAGCTGCGGGCCAACGACAATCTGCCGCAAGCCAAGATGTTCTACGTCTGCAGCTTGTCGACCAAGGTCATCATTTACAAAGGGATGCTCACCCCGGCTCAATTGGTGCCGTACTATCCCGACCTGTCGGACGAAGATTTCACCACGCACCTGGCGATGGTTCACTCGCGGTTCAGCACCAACACGTTCCCGTCGTGGGACCGCGCTCAGCCGTGCCGCTTCATGTCGCACAACGGCGAAATCAATACGCTCCGCGGCAACAAGAACTGGATGGCGGCTCGCCAAGGGGTCGTCGCCAGCGAAATCTTCGGCGACGACGTCAGCAAATTGTTCCCGGTGGTTGAGCCTGATTGCTCCGACTCCGGTTCGTTCGACAACGTGCTCGAGTTCCTGCTGATGTCGGGACGCTCGCTGCAGGAATCGGTCATGATGATGGTGCCCGAAGCCTGGCAGAAGCACGAAACGATGTCGGAAGAGAAACGCGCCTTCTACGAATACCACAGCTGCTTGATGGAGCCGTGGGACGGACCGGCGTCGATCGTCTTCACCGACGGTCACTACATCGGCGCCGTGCTCGATCGCAACGGTCTGCGTCCCAGCCGCTACTATCTGACCCACGACGATCGCGTCATCATGGGTAGCGAAGTCGGCGTGCTGCCGGTCGATCCGGCGATCGTCAAAGAAAAGGGACGTTTGCAGCCGGGCCGCATGTTCCTGATCGACTTCGAAGAAGGTCGTTTGATTCCGGACGACGAGCTGAAGAACTCGTTCGCCAAGGAACGTCCTTACGCCCAATGGCTGCGGGAACAGCGAATTGAACTGTCGGAGCTGAGCCCGAACGACGAGCCGCATGGGTTTGAGCCCGAAACGCTGCTCGAACGGATGCAGGCCTTCGGCTACACCACCGAAACGATGCAGTTCATGCTGCTGCCGATGATCCATCAAAAGCGCGACCCGGTCGGCTCGATGGGGAACGACTCGGCGCTCGCTTGCTTGAGCGACAAGCCGCGCATGCTGTACGACTACTTCAAGCAGTTGTTCGCCCAGGTTACCAACCCGGCGGTCGACTCGATTCGCGAAGAAGTGGTCATGTCGCTGGAATGCTACATCGGCCCGGAAGCGAATCTGCTGGAAACGACGCCGGAACACGCGCATCGTCTCCTCATTCCGCACCCGATTTTGACCAACGAAGAGTTGGCCGCGCTGAAGCATATCGACAAGCGTGGGTGGAAGTCGAAGACGATCGACATCACCTTCCCGCTGGTTGAAGGTAAAGCCGGTCTGACCTCCGCGCTTGATCGCATCTGCGAAGAAGCGGAATCGGCGATTGACGACGGCTTCTCGCTGATCGTGTTGTCGGACCGCGGCATTTCGGCCGATCGCGTTCCGGTCAGCACGCTGTTGGCGTGCGGCGCCGTCCACCATCACCTGGTCGATACCGCCAAGCGAACCCGAATCGGCATCGTGCTGGAAACCGGCGAAGCCCGCGAAGTGCACCACTTCTGCTTGCTGGTCGGTTACGGCGCCGATGCGATCAACCCGTACCTCGGATTTGAAGCGCTTTGGCAAGCTCGCGTCGACGGCTTGTGCGAAGAAGAGTACGACACTGACGAAAAGATCGTCTCCTCCTATCGCAAAGCGGTGGCCAAGGGGATCTTGAAGGTCATGGGCAAGATGGGCATTTCGACCCTGCAGTCCTACAAGGGCGCCCAGATCTTTGAAGCGCTCGGTCTGCAGACCGAAGTGATCGAACGCTGCTTCGCCGGCACCGCGAGCCGCGTGCAAGGGGTCGACTTCGCCGTCTTGGCCGAAGAGCACATCCGCCGTCATCGTTTGGGCTTCCCCGAACGTGGCGACGTCAAGCTGCCGGTTCTGCCGAATCAGGGCGAATTCCATTGGCGAGCCGAAGGGGAACGCCATGCGTGGAGCCCCCAGGCGATCGCCAGCATTCAAGTTGCGGCTCGCACCAACAGCCGCGAAGCGTACAAAGAGTTCGCTCGCACGATCAACGAAGACGCTCGCAATCGGTGCGCCTTCCGCGGTCTGCTGAAGTTCAAAGAAGGTTCAACGGCGATTCCGCTGGAAGAAGTGGAATCGGCGGCCGAGATCGTTAAGCGGTTCTGCACCGGCGCCATGAGCTTCGGCTCGATTTCGGCCGACGCGCACGAATCGCTCGCGATCGCGATGAACCGCTTGGGCGGTAAGAGCAACACCGGCGAAGGTGGCGAAGATCCGGCCCGGTTCACGCCGATGCCCAACGGCGACTCGAAGCGTTCGGCGATCAAGCAGATCGCGTCGGGGCGTTTCGGCGTCACGATCAACTACCTGACCAACGCCGACGAACTGCAGATCAAGATCTCGCAAGGCGCCAAGCCGGGCGAAGGTGGCGAACTGCCGGGTAAGAAGGTGGACGAAAACATCGCCCGCATTCGACACTCGACGCCGGGGGTCGGTCTGATCAGTCCTCCGCCGCACCACGACATTTATTCGATTGAAGACTTGTCGCAGCTGATTCACGACCTGAAGAACGCCAATCCTTCGGCTCGCATCAGCGTCAAGCTGGTCTCCGAAGTGGGCGTCGGTACGGTTGCGGCCGGCGTGTCGAAAGCGAAGGCCGATCACATCCTGATCTCGGGCGACACCGGCGGAACCGGCGCCTCGCCGCTGACCAGCATCAAGCATGCCGGTCTGCCGTGGGAGTTGGGTATCGCCGAAGCGCACCAGACGCTGGTGATGAACGACCTCCGTAGCCGCGTCATCCTGCAAACCGACGGCGGTTTGAAGACTGGCCGCGACGTGGTGATCGCTGCGATCCTGGGCGCCGAAGAATTCGGTTTCGCCACGGCGCCGCTGATCACGCTCGGCTGCATCATGATGCGGAAGTGCCATCTGAACACCTGCCCGGTCGGGATTGCGACGCAAGATCCGGAGCTGCGGAAGAAGTTCAGCGGCAAGCCGGAGCACGTGGTCAACTACTTGTTCATGGTGGCCGAAGACGCTCGCGAACTGATGGCGAACCTCGGCGTGAAGACGCTGAACGAGCTGATCGGTCGCGTCGACCTGCTCGAAACCGACGCTGCGATCCAGCACTGGAAGAGCGACGGCATCGACCTGACGCCGCTCCTTTCGCCGCCGAAGAAGGCCCATGAAAACGTCGGCATCTTCAACACGATGAAGCAGGATCACGGGCTGCAATTCGCGCTCGACAACGAACTGATCGCCAAGGCGTTGCCGTCGATCGAGTCGCGTGAGCCGATCCGCTTCGACACCAAGATCATCAACATCAACCGTACGGTCGGCGCCACGCTGAGCCACGAAATCGCCAAGCGTTACGGCGAAGTCGGCTTGCCGGACGGTTCGATTCATATCGACTTCACCGGTTCGGCGGGGCAAAGCTTCGGGGCGTTTTTGTCCCGCGGCGTGACGCTGCAACTGGAAGGGGACGCCAACGACTACGTCGGCAAGGGGCTCTCCGGCGGTCGCATTATCATCTATCCGCCGAAGGTCAGCTCCTTCAAAGCGGAAGACAATATGATCGTCGGCAACGTCTGCTTGTATGGCGCCACCTCGGGTCAGGCCTTCTTCCGCGGACGCGCCGCTGAGCGGTTCTGCGTTCGTAACAGCGGCGCCCAAGCCGTGGTGGAAGGGGTCGGCGATCATGGTTGCGAATACATGACCGGCGGTCGCATGATCTGCTTGGGCAATACCGGCCGCAACTTTGCGGCGGGCATGTCCGGCGGCGTCGCCTATATCTGGGACGTCGAGGAGAAGTTGCTGAAGAACTGCAACCTCGGCATGGTTGAGCTGGAACGTCTCGAGAACGTCAATGACGTCACCGAGGTCCGCACGCTTATCCAACTGCACCAGCGTTACACCGGTTCGCTCATTGCTGAGCAGATCCTGAACGACTGGGACAACATGATCGATCGCTTCGTCAAAGTGATGCCGATTGACTACAAACGGGTGCTCATGGAACGCATGCAGCATGAGGAAGAAGAAGACGTACAACTGAGCGGAGCGGAAAGCCATGGGTAA
- a CDS encoding glutamate synthase subunit beta, translated as MGKPTGFMEYKRETIPYRDPLLRIHDYDEFQVHVDEQFLKTQGARCMDCGVPFCQSATGCPVDNLIPEWNDLVYKGRWREALDRLHKTNNFPEFTGRVCPAPCENACVLGITNPPVTIKNIEVSIIDRGWEEGWIAPNPPKKRTGKKVAIVGSGPAGLAAADQLNKAGHQVTVYERDDRIGGLLMYGIPNMKLEKERVVERRVDLMKAEGIEFVTNAHIGVNVSMEDLRKNNDAVILAVGATKPRDLPIPGRDLDGVYFAMQFLKANTKSLLDSELKDGNYISAEGKDVIVIGGGDTGTDCLGTSIRHGCKSVVNFELLPQPPKERAPDNPWPQWARIFRVDYGHQEAEAKFGQDPRTYCVLSKEFLGDENGKLTGIRTVNVEWKNDNGRWNMQEVPGSEKVWKADLILLAMGFLGPEETLVEKLGVETDQRSNFKAEYGRFATNVDGVFAAGDCRRGQSLIVWAINEGRGAARECDRYLMGKTELP; from the coding sequence ATGGGTAAGCCCACCGGATTTATGGAATACAAGCGTGAAACGATCCCGTATCGGGATCCGCTTCTACGCATTCACGATTACGATGAATTTCAAGTTCATGTCGACGAGCAGTTCCTGAAGACTCAGGGCGCCCGTTGCATGGACTGCGGCGTGCCGTTCTGCCAAAGTGCGACCGGCTGCCCTGTCGATAACCTGATTCCGGAATGGAACGACCTGGTCTACAAGGGACGTTGGCGCGAAGCGCTCGATCGTCTCCACAAGACCAATAACTTCCCGGAATTCACCGGTCGCGTTTGCCCGGCGCCGTGCGAAAACGCGTGCGTCCTCGGCATCACCAACCCGCCGGTCACGATCAAGAACATCGAAGTTTCGATCATTGATCGGGGCTGGGAAGAAGGTTGGATCGCTCCGAACCCGCCCAAGAAGCGGACCGGAAAGAAGGTCGCGATCGTCGGTTCGGGCCCGGCCGGTTTGGCCGCCGCGGATCAGCTGAACAAGGCTGGCCACCAGGTCACCGTTTACGAACGGGACGATCGTATCGGCGGTCTGCTGATGTACGGCATCCCGAACATGAAGCTGGAAAAGGAACGCGTGGTGGAACGCCGCGTCGACCTGATGAAGGCGGAAGGGATCGAGTTCGTCACCAACGCCCATATCGGCGTGAACGTTTCGATGGAGGATCTCCGCAAGAATAACGACGCGGTGATCCTGGCGGTCGGCGCCACCAAGCCGCGTGATTTGCCGATTCCGGGACGCGATCTCGACGGCGTCTACTTCGCCATGCAGTTTTTGAAGGCGAACACCAAGAGCCTGCTCGACTCCGAACTGAAAGACGGCAATTACATCTCGGCCGAAGGCAAGGACGTAATCGTCATCGGCGGCGGCGATACCGGCACCGACTGCTTGGGTACGTCGATTCGTCACGGCTGCAAAAGCGTCGTCAACTTCGAGTTGCTGCCGCAGCCGCCGAAAGAACGCGCTCCTGACAATCCTTGGCCGCAATGGGCCCGGATCTTCCGCGTCGACTACGGTCACCAGGAAGCGGAAGCGAAGTTCGGACAAGATCCGCGCACGTACTGCGTGCTGAGCAAAGAATTCCTCGGCGACGAAAACGGCAAGCTGACCGGCATCCGTACCGTCAACGTCGAATGGAAAAATGACAACGGCCGTTGGAACATGCAGGAAGTTCCCGGCAGCGAGAAGGTCTGGAAGGCCGATCTGATTTTGTTGGCGATGGGCTTCCTTGGTCCGGAAGAAACCTTGGTGGAAAAGCTGGGGGTGGAAACGGATCAGCGGTCGAACTTCAAGGCCGAGTATGGCCGCTTCGCCACCAACGTCGATGGGGTCTTTGCCGCCGGCGACTGCCGTCGCGGTCAAAGCCTGATCGTCTGGGCGATCAACGAAGGTCGCGGCGCCGCCCGCGAATGCGATCGCTACCTGATGGGGAAGACGGAACTTCCGTAA
- a CDS encoding DUF1559 domain-containing protein, translating to MKVRTGFTLVELLVVIAIIGVLIALLLPAVQQAREAARRMQCTNNLKQLGLALHNYHDINKRLPIGHGNSYAVWQGTGNHGSWLSRLLPFIEQNNVYDRLDKTDVDLSTTAGGAPLYQLVITEFICPSDDHDGTWTGGQSYPSTQKRAVSNYSASMGSQNNSPCGTHNNFFGNGPEVRNDDPTLSLARLSGVIGHNALAAAFKDVTDGLSNTIALGEVRPRCSNHVRRGWLAANSLYTGTGVAINFNTCEGTPGAGTGCNQHAGQWGASQGFKSIHPGGCNFVFCDGSVHFVAETIDMVNYQRLGDRRDGQPLTEF from the coding sequence ATGAAAGTCCGAACAGGATTCACGCTGGTCGAATTGCTGGTGGTGATTGCGATCATCGGCGTCTTGATCGCTTTGCTGCTGCCGGCGGTGCAACAAGCCCGCGAAGCGGCGCGGCGCATGCAATGCACCAACAACCTGAAGCAGCTTGGTTTGGCGCTGCACAATTACCATGACATCAACAAGCGATTGCCGATCGGGCATGGCAACTCCTACGCCGTTTGGCAGGGGACCGGCAATCATGGGAGCTGGCTGTCTCGTCTGTTGCCGTTCATTGAACAGAACAACGTCTACGATCGACTCGACAAGACCGATGTCGATCTGAGTACGACTGCCGGCGGCGCTCCTCTCTACCAGCTGGTGATCACGGAATTCATTTGCCCCAGTGATGATCACGATGGAACCTGGACCGGCGGTCAAAGTTATCCCTCGACGCAAAAGCGGGCCGTCTCTAACTACTCGGCCAGTATGGGGAGCCAGAACAATTCTCCCTGCGGGACCCACAACAACTTCTTCGGCAATGGGCCCGAAGTGCGAAACGACGATCCGACCCTCAGCCTGGCGCGACTCTCCGGCGTGATCGGGCACAACGCGCTCGCGGCGGCGTTCAAAGACGTTACCGACGGGCTGTCGAACACGATCGCTTTAGGCGAAGTTCGGCCGCGCTGTTCCAATCATGTGCGCCGCGGTTGGTTGGCGGCCAACAGTCTTTACACCGGGACCGGGGTCGCGATCAATTTCAACACGTGCGAAGGGACGCCGGGCGCGGGAACTGGTTGCAATCAACATGCCGGGCAATGGGGCGCTTCACAAGGTTTCAAATCGATTCATCCTGGCGGTTGCAACTTCGTCTTTTGCGACGGCTCGGTTCACTTCGTCGCCGAGACGATCGACATGGTGAACTATCAACGCTTGGGAGATCGTCGCGATGGTCAGCCGCTGACTGAGTTCTAA
- a CDS encoding carboxypeptidase regulatory-like domain-containing protein, whose product MSRSMNYGGRWIATSVLLVALLGCGRGNPLGLAPVSGRVTLDGQPLADATISFIPEQGRPSTATTDAEGRFELTTLNPGDGALPGDHKVTVMKYAAYDAEKPYAKLVSLVPAHYVELKTTPLTVTVPKSGDPNVEIALAKK is encoded by the coding sequence ATGTCTCGTTCCATGAACTACGGCGGCCGATGGATAGCGACGTCGGTCCTGCTGGTCGCATTACTGGGCTGCGGTCGAGGAAATCCGCTTGGCCTGGCGCCAGTTAGCGGTCGCGTGACGCTTGACGGTCAACCGCTGGCCGATGCGACGATCTCGTTCATTCCAGAGCAGGGGAGGCCATCGACCGCAACGACCGATGCCGAGGGACGATTTGAATTGACGACCCTGAATCCCGGCGACGGCGCGCTCCCTGGCGATCACAAGGTGACCGTAATGAAGTACGCCGCCTACGACGCCGAAAAGCCGTACGCCAAACTGGTCAGCCTGGTTCCGGCTCACTATGTCGAATTGAAGACGACTCCGCTGACGGTGACCGTTCCCAAGTCGGGCGACCCAAACGTTGAGATTGCGCTGGCCAAGAAGTAG
- a CDS encoding SDR family oxidoreductase codes for MSFEINGKVALVTGANRGIGKAIVESLLAHGAKKVYAAVRDPQSAQPLVAQYGDRVVPIEVDLQNEATVHAAAQTASDVELVVNNAGVYKSESPLSPKAFDALQFEFDVNVYGLIRVAQAFAPVLKKNGGGAFVQLNSVVSIKTFGSAATYSASKAASYSITQALREELGAQGTVVVSVHPGPIATDMADAAGFGEIAEPASLVSEAIVDALKNEEFHVFPDSMAKQFYAGYENYAKNYIEANMAEA; via the coding sequence ATGAGTTTCGAAATCAACGGCAAAGTCGCCTTAGTGACCGGCGCCAATCGCGGAATTGGCAAAGCGATCGTCGAGTCGCTCCTCGCCCATGGCGCCAAAAAGGTCTACGCCGCCGTTCGCGATCCACAGTCGGCCCAGCCGCTGGTCGCCCAGTACGGCGATCGGGTGGTTCCGATCGAAGTCGACCTGCAAAACGAAGCGACCGTCCACGCAGCCGCCCAGACCGCCAGCGACGTCGAATTGGTCGTCAACAACGCCGGCGTCTATAAGTCAGAATCGCCTCTTTCCCCGAAGGCGTTTGACGCCTTGCAGTTTGAGTTCGACGTGAACGTCTACGGACTCATTCGGGTCGCTCAGGCGTTCGCTCCGGTTCTTAAGAAGAACGGCGGCGGCGCCTTCGTCCAACTCAACTCGGTAGTCTCGATCAAAACATTCGGCAGCGCGGCGACCTACTCGGCGTCGAAAGCCGCTTCTTACTCGATCACTCAGGCCTTGCGAGAAGAACTGGGAGCCCAGGGAACTGTCGTCGTCAGCGTCCATCCCGGCCCGATCGCCACCGACATGGCCGACGCCGCAGGCTTCGGCGAAATCGCCGAGCCGGCCTCGCTGGTCAGTGAAGCGATCGTCGACGCCCTGAAGAACGAAGAGTTCCACGTCTTCCCCGACAGCATGGCGAAGCAGTTTTACGCCGGGTACGAAAACTACGCCAAGAACTACATCGAAGCGAACATGGCCGAAGCGTAA
- a CDS encoding protein-L-isoaspartate(D-aspartate) O-methyltransferase, whose translation MYSPFSRRGIAESAILKNEMVEQQLRRRGIHDSAVLAAMGTVPRHQFVPPQWQHLAYEDCAVPLSAGQTISQPYIVALMSQLAAAGPHSRVLDVGAGSGYQSAVLAEMGAEVYAIEILPALAKSAAERLRALGYEKVHLIQGDGYAGWPSEAPFDAILIAAAAPKIPPLLLEQLAVGGRLIVPLGEGAQVLQCIRKVKEGEFESRNVTAVQFVPMVGRIRERER comes from the coding sequence ATGTACTCACCGTTCTCAAGACGCGGTATAGCGGAATCCGCCATTCTGAAAAACGAAATGGTCGAGCAGCAACTGCGCCGGCGAGGTATTCACGATTCGGCAGTCTTAGCGGCGATGGGGACTGTGCCGCGTCATCAGTTTGTTCCACCCCAATGGCAGCATCTCGCTTACGAAGACTGTGCCGTTCCCCTGAGTGCAGGACAAACGATTTCGCAGCCCTATATCGTCGCGCTGATGTCGCAACTAGCCGCTGCTGGGCCTCACTCTCGAGTGCTGGATGTTGGCGCCGGATCGGGTTACCAGTCCGCCGTCTTGGCGGAAATGGGGGCGGAAGTCTACGCGATCGAAATCTTGCCTGCGTTGGCCAAGTCGGCCGCCGAGCGGCTTCGCGCACTCGGCTACGAAAAAGTTCACCTGATTCAGGGAGACGGCTACGCCGGCTGGCCGAGCGAGGCGCCATTTGACGCCATCTTGATAGCAGCCGCCGCTCCCAAAATTCCTCCGCTACTGCTTGAACAGTTAGCCGTCGGAGGTCGTTTGATCGTGCCGCTCGGGGAAGGCGCCCAGGTTTTGCAGTGCATCCGCAAGGTGAAAGAAGGGGAATTCGAGTCTCGAAACGTCACCGCGGTGCAGTTTGTCCCGATGGTCGGCCGCATCCGGGAACGCGAGCGATAG
- a CDS encoding purine-nucleoside phosphorylase, which produces MLDLFDKIEEAVAAIRKKWDKVPAAGIILGTGLGGLVEEIEIEASLEYEEIPHFPTSTAISHRGRLVCGLLNGLPVVAMEGRFHMYEGYSLKQITLPVRVMKALGAELLVCSNASGGMNPYFHCGDIMVIEDQINLLGDNPLIGINDDRLGPRFPDMCEPYDLKLVDMALEIARQENIVAHKGVFVAVAGPNLETRAEYRFLRQIGADAVGMSTVPEVIVAVHCGMKVIALSIITDMCLPDALKPANVAEIIATANEAQPRLCTLVKGVLARVQAGA; this is translated from the coding sequence ATGCTCGACCTGTTCGACAAAATCGAAGAAGCGGTCGCCGCAATCCGCAAAAAATGGGACAAGGTCCCGGCTGCCGGCATCATTTTGGGAACCGGTTTGGGCGGCCTGGTCGAAGAGATCGAGATCGAAGCGTCGCTGGAATACGAAGAGATTCCGCACTTCCCGACTTCGACCGCCATCAGCCATCGCGGCCGTTTGGTCTGCGGTCTGCTGAATGGACTGCCGGTCGTCGCGATGGAAGGCCGCTTCCATATGTACGAAGGGTACTCGCTGAAGCAGATCACGCTGCCGGTCCGCGTGATGAAGGCGCTCGGCGCCGAGCTGCTCGTCTGCTCCAACGCCTCCGGTGGGATGAATCCTTACTTCCACTGCGGCGACATCATGGTGATCGAAGATCAAATCAATCTGCTGGGAGATAACCCGCTGATTGGGATCAACGACGATCGCCTGGGCCCGCGTTTCCCCGACATGTGCGAGCCGTACGACCTGAAGCTGGTCGACATGGCGCTCGAAATCGCTCGTCAGGAAAACATCGTCGCCCACAAAGGGGTTTTCGTCGCGGTGGCCGGTCCGAACCTGGAAACCCGCGCCGAGTATCGCTTCCTCCGTCAGATCGGCGCCGATGCGGTCGGCATGTCGACGGTACCGGAAGTGATCGTCGCGGTTCACTGCGGCATGAAAGTGATCGCGTTGTCGATCATCACCGACATGTGCTTGCCGGACGCGCTGAAGCCGGCCAACGTCGCGGAAATCATCGCCACCGCCAACGAAGCTCAGCCGCGGCTCTGCACGTTGGTCAAAGGGGTGTTGGCTCGAGTCCAAGCAGGCGCGTAA
- a CDS encoding purine-nucleoside phosphorylase: MFRLSVEVEETAAAVRRRWNRRPKAGVILGTGLGSLTEGIDVEASINYDDLPYFPQTTALSHAGRLICGKLGGVDVVVMEGRFHLYEGYSLDQITLPVRVMRELGAEMLVVSNASGGMNPYYHSGDIMLMEDHINMMWESPLLGHTDEGTPAERFPDMSSPYDRRLLQLAADVARREAIRVHQGVYVAMSGPNYETRAEYRFLRKIGGDVVGMSTVPEVIVARQCGLKVLALSTVTNICLPDDLGRVGKYDVVNAAKAAEPKLRRIVREVIREA; encoded by the coding sequence TTGTTTCGACTGTCCGTTGAAGTGGAAGAAACCGCCGCCGCGGTACGTCGCCGTTGGAACCGTCGCCCCAAGGCCGGCGTCATCCTCGGCACCGGACTCGGCAGTCTGACCGAAGGGATCGACGTCGAAGCGTCGATCAACTACGACGATCTTCCTTACTTCCCGCAGACGACGGCGCTGAGCCATGCCGGCCGTTTGATCTGCGGCAAGCTCGGCGGGGTCGACGTCGTGGTGATGGAAGGGCGTTTCCATCTCTATGAAGGGTACTCGCTCGACCAGATTACGCTGCCGGTTCGCGTGATGCGGGAACTGGGCGCCGAGATGCTGGTCGTCAGCAACGCCTCCGGCGGAATGAATCCCTACTACCATTCCGGCGACATCATGCTGATGGAAGACCATATCAACATGATGTGGGAAAGCCCACTGCTTGGGCATACGGACGAAGGAACGCCAGCCGAGCGTTTCCCCGACATGTCGTCTCCCTACGATCGCCGCTTGTTGCAGTTGGCTGCCGACGTCGCCCGGCGCGAAGCGATTCGGGTGCATCAAGGGGTTTACGTCGCGATGAGCGGCCCCAACTACGAGACCCGCGCCGAGTATCGCTTTCTGCGGAAGATCGGCGGCGACGTCGTCGGCATGTCGACCGTGCCGGAAGTGATCGTCGCGCGGCAGTGCGGGCTAAAGGTGTTGGCCCTGTCGACCGTCACCAACATTTGCCTTCCCGACGATCTCGGTCGGGTCGGCAAGTATGACGTAGTCAATGCGGCGAAGGCGGCCGAGCCGAAACTGCGCCGCATTGTGCGGGAAGTGATTCGAGAAGCGTAG